One window of the Bartonella bacilliformis KC583 genome contains the following:
- a CDS encoding TIGR01459 family HAD-type hydrolase has translation MKELTHIDPMIADYDAVFCDVWGVLHDGVCAFEPALKALKTMRQMGKTVILLTNSPRIQQDIITQLHSVKVSAECYDAIITSGDVTRDLIRAAPRKVFFIGPQHDLVLLAGLDRELVAEEEAAAVVCTGFLEEVGLTPQDYEELFQRMQARNLPFICANPDIVVYYGKQEAWCAGALARLYQNLGGKVHFAGKPHPPIYDCAFKILQNLRGTVEKSRILAIGDGLLTDVKGAVDFGIDVLYIAGGIHRHDYIKNNVIDKDALSSLFDRHGYQPQAIMWALQ, from the coding sequence ATGAAAGAACTGACCCATATTGATCCTATGATAGCCGATTATGATGCTGTATTTTGTGATGTTTGGGGCGTTTTGCATGATGGTGTGTGCGCGTTTGAGCCAGCGCTGAAAGCGCTGAAAACAATGCGACAAATGGGAAAAACTGTCATTTTGTTGACCAATTCACCCCGGATACAGCAAGATATTATTACTCAATTGCACAGTGTGAAGGTGAGTGCTGAATGTTATGACGCCATCATCACTTCGGGTGATGTTACACGTGATCTTATTCGTGCTGCACCGCGTAAGGTTTTTTTCATTGGTCCACAACATGATTTAGTTTTGTTGGCAGGGTTAGACCGTGAACTTGTTGCAGAAGAGGAAGCTGCTGCGGTGGTGTGTACTGGCTTTCTTGAAGAGGTTGGGCTTACACCACAAGATTATGAAGAGCTATTTCAGCGTATGCAAGCACGAAATTTGCCTTTTATTTGCGCCAATCCTGATATCGTTGTTTATTATGGGAAGCAGGAAGCCTGGTGCGCAGGCGCCTTGGCTCGTCTGTATCAAAATTTAGGGGGTAAAGTGCATTTTGCTGGCAAACCCCATCCCCCTATTTATGATTGTGCTTTTAAGATTTTGCAAAATCTCCGCGGGACAGTAGAAAAAAGCCGGATTTTAGCGATTGGCGATGGTCTTTTGACGGATGTGAAAGGTGCTGTCGATTTTGGCATTGATGTACTTTATATTGCCGGTGGTATTCATCGTCATGATTATATAAAAAATAATGTCATAGATAAAGATGCGTTATCCTCTCTTTTTGACCGTCACGGTTATCAGCCACAAGCAATTATGTGGGCGCTTCAATAA
- a CDS encoding TIGR01244 family sulfur transferase: protein MKLRQIEDDVFVSNQIDITHMQTLVDAGIKTIICNRPDKEDPNQPDFSTIQEAAQHHGIQAYYVPVVPPTIEQSSVEAMRQILTTASYPILAYCNYGIRSVHLYHLARP from the coding sequence ATGAAATTGCGGCAAATTGAAGATGACGTTTTCGTTAGTAACCAAATCGACATCACACATATGCAAACACTCGTAGATGCTGGCATTAAAACAATCATCTGCAATAGACCTGATAAAGAAGATCCGAATCAACCTGATTTTTCTACCATTCAAGAAGCAGCACAGCACCATGGCATACAAGCCTATTACGTTCCTGTTGTGCCCCCGACCATAGAACAGTCAAGCGTAGAGGCCATGCGCCAAATTTTAACAACAGCGTCTTATCCCATTCTTGCTTATTGTAACTACGGGATACGCTCTGTTCATCTTTATCATTTAGCGCGTCCTTAA
- a CDS encoding rod-binding protein, with protein sequence MAIQPPSDIVLDVARAADPLEYHASIEKLRIAQNAVRTPDSASVSVNEKADFANLVRSDLVPPKEVVHQVHIKSRAINDKNSEVFKDFEAFMLQTLIENMFTTDLPSVFGKGQAGKIWKFMMVEQLAKEFAMSGGIGIAQMLASEQEKKTEGLLKENLSHEKELKQTLVVQDYRTIADVIVHANELNLVRQHR encoded by the coding sequence ATGGCTATTCAGCCACCTTCAGATATTGTTCTTGACGTTGCACGTGCAGCCGATCCGCTTGAATATCATGCGTCGATCGAGAAATTGCGTATTGCGCAAAATGCTGTGCGCACGCCGGATTCTGCTTCAGTTTCGGTTAATGAGAAAGCAGATTTTGCTAACTTAGTGCGCTCTGATCTTGTCCCACCAAAAGAAGTTGTTCATCAAGTTCATATAAAATCAAGAGCAATTAATGACAAAAATAGTGAAGTTTTTAAAGATTTTGAAGCTTTTATGTTACAAACTCTTATTGAAAATATGTTTACGACGGATCTTCCCTCCGTTTTTGGGAAAGGGCAAGCAGGGAAAATATGGAAATTTATGATGGTTGAGCAATTGGCTAAAGAATTTGCAATGTCCGGTGGCATCGGCATTGCGCAGATGTTAGCCTCTGAGCAAGAAAAAAAGACAGAAGGTTTGTTGAAAGAAAATTTGTCTCACGAGAAAGAACTTAAACAAACGCTTGTGGTGCAAGACTATCGCACGATTGCTGATGTGATTGTTCATGCAAATGAACTTAATTTGGTCCGTCAACATCGTTAA
- the fliR gene encoding flagellar biosynthesis protein FliR yields MPLTSLSSLISPLASVPLNQLVLLAMLVFARVGACLMLMPGVSSIRIPVQVRLFIAVSFSLIILPMVADFFKDFGEKPDFALFVRALCSEMLIGVTFGVIAHVYLWALQFMATIIAMSMGYSGQPGHNVIDSTPETQIAHLLVLVGVMLFFASDLHMFAIRGLLASYDVVSPVFIPNPEAALIDYRDALSKAFLTTLRIAAPFIVYAVLVNIAVGLVNKLTPNIPVYFISLPFVVAGGLFLLYFIMPEILNFFSLESQDWLRRGP; encoded by the coding sequence ATGCCGTTGACATCCTTATCCTCACTTATATCGCCATTGGCTTCTGTACCTTTGAACCAGTTGGTTCTTCTTGCCATGCTTGTTTTTGCGCGAGTGGGGGCTTGTTTGATGTTGATGCCAGGTGTTTCAAGTATTCGTATTCCTGTCCAGGTACGTTTATTTATCGCGGTTTCTTTTTCATTGATTATATTGCCTATGGTGGCTGATTTTTTTAAGGATTTTGGCGAAAAACCTGATTTTGCCTTATTTGTGCGTGCTTTATGTTCTGAAATGCTGATTGGGGTTACTTTTGGGGTTATTGCCCATGTTTATCTGTGGGCTTTGCAATTTATGGCGACGATTATTGCCATGTCGATGGGATATTCTGGTCAACCAGGCCATAATGTGATTGACTCAACACCAGAAACTCAAATAGCGCATCTGCTGGTTTTGGTTGGTGTTATGCTTTTTTTTGCAAGCGATTTGCACATGTTTGCGATCCGCGGTCTCTTGGCTTCTTATGATGTGGTATCGCCAGTTTTTATTCCTAATCCAGAGGCTGCATTGATAGATTATCGTGATGCTTTGTCGAAGGCCTTTCTAACGACATTGCGTATTGCTGCACCTTTTATTGTTTATGCGGTTTTGGTCAATATTGCTGTTGGATTGGTCAATAAATTAACCCCCAACATTCCTGTATATTTTATTTCACTGCCTTTTGTGGTCGCAGGGGGATTATTTTTGCTTTACTTTATTATGCCGGAGATTTTGAATTTTTTCAGTTTAGAGTCACAAGACTGGCTGAGGAGAGGGCCTTAA
- a CDS encoding bifunctional riboflavin kinase/FAD synthetase, with product MTDFLRLQSYSMLPSVLRGAVLAIGNFDGVHRGHQQVLQKALEIARAQNKPALVLTFEPHPRVFFQNSTPVYRLTEAAEKAEIFKVLGFNGVIEQPFDAQFASLSADDFVTTILKQDLDVSVVVTGDNFQFGCHKSGNVSFLSQKGKEEGFAVVQVSSVRSASGQTISSSLIRQLLAQKQIEQAACLLGYHYRVRSDIIHGEKLGRLLGFPTANQALPYQTTLAHGVYAVRLRRAHGVLYDGVASFGCRPTIVENGEVLLETYVFNLAEEFYGESCTVSFLRFLRGQEKFDGVEPLIAQMQRDEREAKEVITNVQPLSPLDQCLTFTDTN from the coding sequence ATGACAGATTTTTTACGTCTTCAAAGCTATTCAATGCTTCCCTCCGTTTTGCGTGGTGCTGTGTTGGCTATTGGAAATTTTGATGGTGTTCATCGGGGTCATCAACAAGTGCTACAGAAAGCTCTTGAAATAGCGCGGGCTCAAAATAAGCCAGCTCTTGTTTTAACTTTTGAACCGCATCCAAGGGTTTTTTTTCAAAATTCAACGCCTGTTTATCGTTTAACAGAGGCTGCTGAAAAGGCTGAAATTTTCAAAGTTCTTGGATTTAATGGTGTGATTGAACAGCCTTTTGATGCGCAATTTGCCTCTCTTTCAGCAGATGACTTTGTTACTACCATTTTAAAACAAGATTTGGATGTCTCTGTTGTGGTGACGGGGGATAATTTTCAATTTGGTTGTCATAAAAGCGGCAATGTCTCCTTTTTATCGCAAAAAGGAAAAGAAGAGGGTTTTGCGGTTGTTCAGGTATCTTCTGTGCGGAGCGCATCAGGGCAGACGATTTCTTCTAGTTTGATTCGTCAACTTTTAGCACAAAAACAAATAGAGCAAGCAGCGTGTTTATTGGGGTACCATTATCGTGTGCGTTCAGACATTATCCATGGTGAAAAGCTTGGCCGCCTTTTGGGTTTTCCAACGGCCAATCAAGCCTTGCCTTACCAAACGACTTTAGCGCATGGTGTTTATGCTGTACGTTTGCGCCGTGCACATGGTGTTTTGTATGATGGGGTTGCCAGTTTTGGATGTCGCCCAACTATTGTAGAAAATGGGGAGGTGCTCTTGGAAACGTATGTATTTAATCTGGCGGAAGAATTTTATGGTGAAAGCTGTACTGTTTCTTTTTTACGGTTTTTGCGCGGGCAAGAAAAATTTGATGGAGTAGAACCTTTGATTGCTCAGATGCAACGGGATGAAAGAGAAGCAAAAGAAGTGATAACGAATGTGCAGCCCCTCTCCCCTTTAGATCAGTGTTTAACTTTTACAGATACCAATTAA
- the flhA gene encoding flagellar biosynthesis protein FlhA: protein MPHNLNVEGQNQFSGRDVAFAAGIIVILTVLFLPVPAFVLDLGLSFSIAFSVLILMVSLWIQRPLDFSAFPTVLLIATMLRLSLNIATTRVILTHGNEGYQAAGHVIHGFSQFVMGGDFVIGLVVFAIVIIVNFLVITKGATRIAEVGARFTLDAIPGKQMAIDADLSSGLIDEKEAQSRRRELEEESSFFGAMDGASKFVRGDAIAGLIITAVNIFGGIVIGVTRHGMTLSGAADVFTKLSVGDGLVTQIPALIVSLAAGLLVSKGGTRGSAEKAVLGQLGGYPKALFVSSMLLLMLGLMPGLPAFPFILLGCIMAAIGYSIPRRLQKEALAQEAMQQQAAQRASQEDGQSVKASLEMLQIEIAMGKQLSQRLLPQQVELANRVAKMRRKFAQEYGFVIPEIQVSDDYTVPAKNYWIKLHGTVVASYEMRIGDVLIMPGNKPIPNIPGEQVKEPAFGMSAFSTSETFRSELVREGYIAVDNLSVLLTHLSEVLRNNLAQLFSYRDMRIMLERLGGEYRKLLEEICPAHLSYSGLQSVLKLLLSERISIRNLHLILEAVAEVAPHVRRSDLIVEHVRLRLSQQICGDLSDGGVLNVLRMGSRWDLAFQKALKFDTKGEIVEFDLDPMELEKFGTEASVMIRQHMEKAIRFVLITSPQARPYVRMIMERLFPTLPVLSHAEIARGVEVKTLGVLS, encoded by the coding sequence GTGCCGCATAATCTGAATGTTGAAGGCCAGAATCAATTTTCTGGTCGAGATGTTGCGTTTGCAGCAGGAATTATTGTGATTCTGACGGTTCTCTTTTTACCGGTTCCTGCTTTTGTTTTAGATTTAGGGCTTTCCTTTTCCATTGCTTTTTCTGTTTTGATTTTAATGGTTTCATTATGGATTCAGCGGCCGCTTGATTTTTCAGCTTTCCCAACAGTTTTGTTGATTGCGACCATGTTACGTTTATCGCTTAATATCGCGACAACTCGTGTTATTTTGACCCATGGGAATGAAGGCTATCAAGCAGCAGGGCACGTGATTCACGGTTTTTCGCAATTTGTTATGGGGGGCGATTTTGTCATTGGTCTTGTTGTTTTTGCCATTGTTATTATCGTCAATTTTTTGGTCATTACCAAAGGGGCAACGCGTATTGCTGAGGTGGGTGCGCGTTTTACACTGGATGCGATTCCAGGTAAACAAATGGCCATTGATGCGGATCTTTCATCGGGTCTTATTGATGAAAAAGAAGCACAGAGTCGCCGTCGAGAGCTAGAGGAAGAAAGCTCCTTTTTTGGGGCGATGGATGGGGCATCAAAATTTGTGCGTGGTGATGCGATCGCTGGGTTAATCATCACAGCTGTTAATATTTTTGGGGGCATTGTTATCGGTGTAACACGCCATGGGATGACCTTGTCCGGTGCGGCAGATGTGTTTACAAAGCTTTCCGTTGGTGATGGTTTGGTTACTCAGATCCCTGCATTGATTGTGTCTTTAGCCGCAGGTCTTTTGGTTTCAAAAGGGGGAACGCGTGGTTCTGCTGAAAAAGCTGTTTTAGGGCAATTAGGGGGGTATCCTAAGGCTCTTTTTGTTTCATCAATGCTTTTATTGATGCTGGGGTTAATGCCGGGCTTGCCTGCCTTTCCCTTTATTTTGCTGGGGTGTATTATGGCTGCCATTGGCTATTCTATTCCACGCCGCTTGCAAAAAGAAGCGCTTGCGCAAGAAGCTATGCAACAACAGGCAGCTCAAAGGGCTTCTCAGGAAGATGGTCAATCGGTTAAGGCCTCACTTGAGATGTTGCAAATTGAAATTGCTATGGGCAAACAATTGTCGCAACGTTTGCTGCCACAGCAGGTTGAATTGGCTAATCGCGTTGCAAAAATGCGTCGAAAATTTGCGCAAGAATATGGTTTTGTTATTCCAGAGATCCAAGTTTCTGATGATTATACCGTTCCTGCAAAAAATTATTGGATCAAATTACATGGTACAGTAGTGGCCTCTTACGAAATGCGTATCGGTGATGTGCTGATTATGCCAGGCAATAAGCCTATTCCTAATATTCCTGGTGAACAGGTAAAAGAACCCGCTTTTGGTATGAGCGCCTTTTCAACTTCAGAAACATTCCGCTCAGAATTAGTGCGTGAAGGCTATATTGCCGTTGATAATCTTTCTGTCTTATTGACCCATTTAAGTGAGGTTTTGCGCAATAATTTAGCGCAACTCTTTTCTTATCGGGATATGCGTATTATGCTAGAGCGTTTGGGCGGCGAGTATCGTAAATTGTTAGAAGAAATTTGCCCTGCGCATCTTTCTTATTCAGGGTTACAGTCAGTTTTGAAACTTCTTTTGTCTGAGCGCATTTCTATTCGTAATCTGCATCTTATTTTGGAAGCAGTTGCTGAAGTTGCTCCCCATGTTCGGCGTTCTGACCTGATTGTTGAACATGTACGGTTACGCTTATCGCAACAAATTTGTGGTGATTTGTCTGACGGTGGTGTGTTGAATGTTTTGCGGATGGGAAGCCGTTGGGATCTGGCGTTTCAGAAGGCTTTAAAATTCGATACAAAGGGTGAGATTGTTGAATTTGATCTTGATCCGATGGAACTTGAAAAATTTGGCACGGAAGCCTCAGTGATGATTCGTCAGCATATGGAAAAAGCGATACGTTTTGTCCTGATTACATCGCCACAAGCGCGGCCTTATGTCCGTATGATTATGGAGCGTCTTTTCCCAACATTGCCTGTGCTTTCTCATGCAGAAATTGCTCGTGGTGTTGAAGTCAAAACATTAGGAGTCCTCTCTTAA
- the murJ gene encoding murein biosynthesis integral membrane protein MurJ gives MSLIKKFATVASGTLMSRIFGFVREMLMAAAFGTGPVSDAFNVAFRFPNTFRRFFAEGAFNAAFVPLFSKKITEDGREKACQFAEEVFGVLFSLLLLLTIVMELSMPFLVRTVIAPGFVEDATKFSATVRFTAIMFPYLTCMSLAAMMGGMLNALQRYFVAAIAPVFLNIILIGVLIYTWIYQLDPWHIGLNLSWGVMAAGLIQLGLIAFALRQSGMKICLRFPHFGPNVRQLLTLALPAAVTGGITQINLLINTNIASSQSGAVSSLVYADRLYQVPLGVVGIAVATVLLPELTKALRSKNYTEANNLQNRSIELTLFLTLPASVLFFLISTPIVSLLFERGQFTSESTDSVAYLLALYGLGLPAFVLIKIFIPSFFAHEDTKTPMIFSGICVFINVSLALILFPLFSARGIVIAEITSAWVNTLLLCTALIKRGYWKYDIKLIKWIMRLIIAICLMAVALYYAHEFLSVPLSSSASFFLRASTLTGLVITILAIYFIICFLLGTDYISLLWKKLKKHL, from the coding sequence ATGAGCTTAATTAAAAAATTTGCAACCGTTGCTTCTGGAACTTTAATGAGCCGCATATTTGGCTTTGTACGTGAAATGCTGATGGCTGCCGCCTTTGGAACAGGCCCTGTTTCTGACGCATTTAACGTTGCTTTTCGGTTTCCCAATACATTCCGCCGATTTTTTGCTGAAGGGGCTTTTAATGCAGCCTTTGTCCCTCTTTTTTCAAAAAAAATTACTGAAGATGGGAGAGAAAAAGCCTGTCAATTCGCAGAAGAAGTATTTGGTGTTTTATTTTCTTTGCTCTTACTTTTAACCATTGTCATGGAATTGAGCATGCCTTTTTTAGTGCGGACAGTTATTGCACCAGGATTTGTAGAAGACGCAACAAAATTTAGCGCTACAGTTCGTTTTACTGCGATCATGTTTCCTTATTTAACATGCATGTCTCTGGCTGCCATGATGGGAGGGATGCTTAATGCACTGCAACGCTATTTTGTTGCCGCTATTGCCCCTGTCTTTTTGAATATTATCCTGATTGGTGTTCTTATCTATACTTGGATCTACCAGCTTGATCCCTGGCATATTGGGTTAAACCTGTCCTGGGGTGTGATGGCAGCAGGCCTTATTCAATTGGGCTTAATTGCCTTTGCTTTGCGCCAAAGCGGTATGAAAATTTGCTTACGCTTTCCTCATTTTGGCCCCAATGTACGTCAACTTTTAACTTTGGCGCTCCCTGCGGCCGTCACAGGGGGGATCACACAGATCAATTTGTTAATCAATACCAACATTGCCTCTAGCCAATCAGGGGCTGTCTCCTCGCTTGTATATGCGGACCGTCTTTATCAGGTCCCACTTGGTGTTGTTGGCATTGCTGTGGCAACTGTTTTGTTGCCCGAATTAACAAAAGCTCTGCGTAGCAAAAATTATACGGAAGCGAACAATCTACAAAATCGTTCAATTGAGCTGACCTTGTTCTTAACCTTACCAGCGTCTGTTCTTTTCTTCCTTATTTCTACCCCTATTGTTAGTTTGCTTTTTGAACGTGGTCAATTTACCAGTGAATCGACAGACAGTGTGGCATATCTGCTGGCCCTTTATGGATTAGGGCTGCCTGCTTTTGTGCTGATCAAGATTTTTATCCCAAGCTTCTTTGCCCATGAAGACACAAAAACACCGATGATTTTTTCAGGCATTTGCGTTTTCATTAATGTCAGCTTAGCCTTGATCTTATTCCCGCTTTTCTCAGCACGAGGCATAGTCATTGCTGAAATTACCTCTGCATGGGTCAATACACTCTTACTGTGCACAGCCCTGATCAAACGCGGCTATTGGAAATATGACATAAAGCTCATCAAATGGATTATGCGCCTGATCATCGCTATTTGTTTGATGGCTGTAGCTTTATATTATGCGCATGAGTTTTTGTCTGTTCCTTTGTCCTCATCTGCATCATTTTTCTTGCGTGCTAGCACTTTGACAGGCTTAGTCATTACAATCCTAGCGATTTATTTTATCATATGCTTTTTGTTGGGCACTGATTATATTTCGCTTTTATGGAAAAAATTGAAAAAGCACTTATAA